The following are encoded together in the Parabacteroides chongii genome:
- a CDS encoding DUF5686 and carboxypeptidase-like regulatory domain-containing protein encodes MGKKIVFLLISLFFVWEINAQNTTIKGIVIDSITGEGLPYVSLIFKGTTIGTATDGDGNFSFSTVISARILEVSYLGYDPKEVKIALGKTNDLKIQLAPNGIILNEVVIKPQKERYSKKENPAVEFVKQVIALRESNNPRNHDYFRYDQYEKMIFAMNDYTPKPKKNGKTGKFDFLIDFIDTLDIGTTILPVSEKEKVGTVYYRKNPKSEKFIVKGNKSSGVDEVFSRDGIQQFLNEVFREVDIFKNDIPLFLQRFVSPLSTIGPNYYKYYLLDTLDVSGQKCVDLGFVPFNSETFGFTGHLYVTLDSTFFVQKAIFNVPKDINLNFVSRMTIEQAFERIPDGTRIITKDDISVNFKLNEKTKGMYARRLNIYSNQSFEEPDAEQARIFKESAPVITLKEAYQQPEDFWTDNRPDEAAKKNPNSVKNLMAKLRSVPVFYVTEKVVSTLVSGYIATNKDPMKSKFEFGPMNTTISGNSIEGARFRVGGTTTPAFNKNLFFDGYMAYGTKDKKLKYNALVEYSFNDRKEFRKEFPLNSIRFEYMYDINKLGQQYMYTSKDNILLSIRRQKDTRATYLRQAELTYSYEHYNGLSYNTIVRNRREYATEYAVFDRINTDGTISSLRHYDMTELELKFRYARNEKFYQTRNNRIPITYDALIFNFSHVMAKKDLLGSAYDYHRTDIGVQKRLWFSAFGYLDIITKAGKVWTKVPYPLLILPNANLSYTIQPEAYTNMNAMEFINDEYASWDLTYYMNGNLLNRLPLIKKLKAREVFAFRGLWGHLTDKNNPAKGREGLYLFPYGSYTLGKTPYMEASVGVENIFQFLRIDYVWRLNYRDHPGIQTKGVRCTMRLSF; translated from the coding sequence ATGGGAAAAAAGATTGTTTTTTTGCTGATATCCTTGTTCTTCGTCTGGGAAATAAATGCTCAGAATACGACAATAAAGGGTATCGTAATCGATTCAATTACTGGAGAAGGACTACCTTATGTCTCTCTCATATTCAAGGGTACGACTATAGGAACAGCTACCGATGGTGATGGGAATTTTTCATTCTCAACTGTAATTTCAGCTCGGATACTGGAAGTATCGTATCTGGGATATGACCCGAAAGAGGTGAAAATTGCTTTGGGAAAAACAAATGACTTAAAAATACAATTGGCTCCGAACGGAATTATATTGAATGAAGTGGTTATCAAACCCCAAAAGGAAAGATACAGTAAAAAAGAAAATCCGGCTGTCGAATTTGTGAAGCAGGTGATTGCTTTGCGGGAAAGCAATAATCCTCGCAATCATGACTATTTCCGGTACGACCAGTATGAAAAAATGATCTTTGCAATGAATGATTATACTCCAAAACCTAAAAAGAACGGTAAGACTGGAAAATTTGATTTTCTGATTGATTTTATTGACACGTTGGATATAGGTACGACTATTCTTCCTGTTTCTGAAAAAGAAAAAGTCGGAACGGTTTATTATCGCAAAAATCCGAAGTCAGAGAAATTTATTGTGAAAGGTAACAAATCATCCGGAGTAGATGAAGTTTTTTCCCGCGACGGTATTCAGCAATTTCTGAATGAAGTGTTCCGGGAAGTCGATATTTTCAAAAATGATATACCTTTATTTCTGCAGAGATTTGTAAGTCCGCTTTCTACGATTGGACCGAACTATTATAAATACTATTTACTCGATACACTGGATGTGAGCGGGCAAAAATGCGTGGATCTGGGTTTTGTACCCTTCAATTCAGAAACATTTGGTTTTACCGGTCATCTTTACGTGACACTTGATTCTACCTTTTTTGTTCAGAAAGCAATATTCAATGTGCCTAAAGACATCAACCTGAATTTTGTATCCAGAATGACAATCGAGCAGGCTTTCGAACGTATACCGGATGGTACTCGTATTATCACAAAAGACGATATCAGTGTGAACTTTAAGTTAAATGAGAAAACTAAGGGAATGTATGCACGACGGTTGAATATTTACAGCAATCAATCCTTTGAGGAACCTGATGCTGAACAGGCCCGGATCTTTAAAGAAAGTGCACCTGTTATAACCTTGAAAGAAGCATATCAGCAGCCAGAAGATTTTTGGACAGACAACCGACCTGATGAAGCAGCTAAGAAAAATCCAAACTCGGTGAAAAATTTGATGGCGAAACTTCGTTCTGTTCCAGTTTTTTATGTAACAGAAAAAGTTGTTTCGACACTAGTGTCTGGCTATATCGCAACAAATAAAGACCCAATGAAAAGCAAATTCGAATTTGGTCCAATGAATACAACAATCAGTGGTAATTCTATTGAAGGTGCCCGTTTTCGTGTAGGAGGAACAACGACACCGGCATTCAACAAAAATTTATTTTTCGATGGTTACATGGCATATGGAACAAAAGACAAGAAGCTGAAATACAATGCTCTTGTAGAATATTCATTCAATGATCGTAAGGAGTTCCGCAAAGAATTTCCATTGAACTCAATCCGTTTTGAATATATGTACGATATCAATAAATTAGGACAACAATATATGTATACAAGTAAAGATAACATCCTTTTGTCAATAAGACGTCAAAAGGATACACGGGCTACGTATCTCCGTCAAGCTGAGTTGACTTATTCTTATGAACATTACAATGGCCTGTCATATAATACAATTGTACGCAACCGTCGTGAATATGCCACAGAATATGCTGTTTTCGATCGTATCAACACAGACGGAACCATCAGCTCTCTTAGACATTACGATATGACTGAACTGGAACTGAAGTTTCGTTATGCTAGAAATGAAAAGTTTTATCAGACACGCAACAATCGTATTCCAATTACATACGATGCTCTAATTTTTAATTTCAGCCATGTGATGGCCAAAAAAGACCTGCTAGGCTCAGCTTATGATTATCATCGTACAGATATTGGTGTTCAGAAACGTTTATGGTTCTCGGCTTTCGGTTATCTCGATATTATAACCAAAGCAGGAAAAGTGTGGACCAAAGTTCCATATCCGTTATTGATCCTGCCGAATGCCAATCTATCCTATACTATTCAGCCGGAAGCCTATACGAATATGAATGCGATGGAATTCATCAATGATGAGTATGCATCCTGGGATTTAACATATTATATGAATGGAAATCTCCTGAACCGTCTTCCCCTTATCAAGAAGTTAAAAGCAAGAGAAGTCTTTGCTTTTCGCGGTTTGTGGGGACATCTGACAGATAAGAATAATCCTGCGAAAGGGAGGGAGGGACTGTATCTTTTCCCTTATGGTTCTTATACATTGGGCAAAACTCCTTATATGGAAGCTAGTGTAGGTGTTGAAAATATCTTTCAGTTCCTTCGTATTGATTATGTATGGCGTTTGAATTATCGTGATCATCCAGGTATTCAAACAAAAGGAGTTCGCTGTACAATGAGACTGTCGTTCTGA
- a CDS encoding CDP-alcohol phosphatidyltransferase family protein translates to MTENVKSTYKSNDTEEWLDTVWTRPIGYQWALFFKRLDIHPNTVTVLSMIIGTGSAFFFAQGSYRTEGMNGLLCNVIAILLLAWANFYDSADGQLARMTGKKTQLGRILDGAASEVWFIPIYLGLVYRFYIHHELEFSLLGIENNQQNTLIITLILFVLALYSGFGCHSRQCGLADYYRQIHLFFLKGESGSELDSSIQQQKIYNETPWKGNLLWKVFLKTYVGYTKNQEIRTPNFQLLMEKLREKYGTTENIPQSFRDKFRSLSLPMMKWTNILTFNTRAIVLYITCLIDLPWIYFFFEIVIMTAIYYHMRFKHEKFCKELCSQ, encoded by the coding sequence ATGACAGAAAATGTCAAATCCACTTATAAGTCCAATGATACAGAAGAATGGCTCGATACCGTTTGGACACGTCCCATAGGTTATCAATGGGCACTTTTCTTCAAACGACTGGATATTCACCCAAATACAGTAACAGTTCTTTCAATGATCATCGGTACAGGATCTGCTTTCTTCTTTGCACAAGGTTCTTACCGAACAGAGGGAATGAATGGATTATTGTGTAATGTAATAGCCATATTATTATTGGCCTGGGCTAACTTCTACGACAGTGCAGACGGGCAATTGGCCCGTATGACGGGAAAGAAAACCCAACTCGGACGGATTCTCGACGGAGCTGCCAGTGAGGTATGGTTTATTCCTATCTATCTTGGTCTCGTCTATCGGTTCTATATTCATCACGAACTTGAGTTTAGCCTTTTGGGTATTGAGAACAATCAACAGAATACGCTGATCATTACATTGATACTCTTTGTATTGGCGCTGTACTCCGGTTTTGGTTGCCACAGCCGTCAATGTGGGCTTGCCGACTATTATCGGCAGATCCACCTCTTTTTCCTAAAAGGGGAGTCAGGTAGCGAACTTGATAGCTCGATCCAGCAGCAAAAAATATACAATGAAACACCCTGGAAGGGAAACTTACTTTGGAAAGTATTTCTAAAAACCTATGTAGGTTATACCAAAAATCAGGAAATACGAACTCCGAACTTTCAATTGTTGATGGAAAAGCTTCGTGAAAAATATGGAACAACAGAGAATATTCCACAATCTTTCCGTGACAAGTTTCGCTCACTTTCACTACCGATGATGAAATGGACTAACATTCTTACGTTCAATACTCGTGCCATCGTATTATATATTACTTGCTTGATTGATTTACCATGGATTTACTTCTTTTTTGAGATTGTCATAATGACAGCGATCTATTATCACATGCGTTTCAAACATGAAAAATTCTGCAAAGAACTATGTTCTCAATAG
- the gyrA gene encoding DNA gyrase subunit A, which yields MVDQDRIIKINIEEEMKSAYIDYSMSVIVSRALPDVRDGFKPVHRRILFGMNELGNTSDKPYKKSARIVGEVLGKYHPHGDSSVYFAMVRMAQTWSMRYTLVDGQGNFGSVDGDSPAAMRYTEARLSKLAEEMLRDIEKDTVDFQLNFDDTLKEPTVLPTRIPNLLVNGGSGIAVGMATNMPTHNLTEVLDGCIAYIDARGDIDVEGLMQYIKAPDFPTGATIYGYAGVKEAFETGRGRIILRGKAEIEVENNHEKIVITEIPYLVNKAELIKYIADLVNDKRIDGISNVNDESDRNGMRIVVDVKRDANSGVVLNKLYKLTALQSSFSVNNIALVNGRPRQLNLKDMIKAFIEHRHEVVIRRTRFELKKAEERAHILEGLIIASDNIDEVIAIIKSSKSPNEAIERLMERFSLSDIQARAIVEMRLRQLTGLEQDKLRAEYEEIEKLIARLKEILENEDVRMDVIKGELEEVKEKFGDERKTDIVYASEELNPEDFYADDEMIITISHMGYIKRTPLSEFRAQGRGGVGAKGSVTRDEDFVEYIYPASMHATLLIFTAKGKCYWLKVYEIPEGAKNAKGRAIQNLLNIEPDDKVNAFIRVKKLTTDTEFINSHYLLFCTKKGVIKKTLLEAYSRPRQNGVNAITLREDDGLIEVCLTNGNNEVLIANRNGRAIRFHESAVRVMGRTASGVRGMTLDDDPADEVVGMVCIKDKEADTVLVVSEQGYGKRSVVEDYRMTNRGGKGVKTLNITDKTGKLVAIKNVTVENDIMIINKSGIAIRMKVTDLNVIGRATQGVRLINLGKRNDEIASVCKVLSEPDEQEVDDENAELDAQNENNEKLTGFGGSEDIANDTEETTNE from the coding sequence ATGGTTGATCAAGACAGAATTATTAAGATTAACATCGAGGAGGAAATGAAATCGGCATACATTGACTATTCAATGTCTGTCATCGTTTCACGTGCCCTTCCGGATGTTAGGGATGGTTTTAAACCGGTTCATCGTCGTATTTTGTTTGGAATGAATGAATTGGGAAATACATCCGACAAACCTTATAAAAAATCTGCGAGAATTGTTGGTGAAGTTTTAGGTAAATATCATCCACATGGCGACTCGTCCGTCTATTTCGCAATGGTTCGTATGGCACAGACATGGTCTATGCGTTATACATTGGTCGATGGACAAGGTAACTTTGGTTCTGTGGACGGTGACAGTCCTGCCGCTATGCGTTACACGGAGGCAAGATTAAGTAAGCTTGCCGAGGAAATGCTCCGGGACATCGAGAAGGATACAGTAGATTTTCAGCTGAACTTTGATGATACGCTGAAAGAACCGACTGTGTTGCCGACCCGTATTCCTAATCTGCTGGTAAATGGAGGTTCGGGTATTGCTGTTGGTATGGCTACAAATATGCCGACACACAATTTGACCGAAGTACTTGACGGATGTATTGCCTATATCGACGCTCGTGGAGATATTGACGTAGAAGGATTGATGCAATATATCAAAGCTCCTGACTTTCCGACCGGTGCAACGATCTACGGATATGCCGGCGTAAAAGAAGCTTTTGAAACCGGTAGAGGACGTATCATCCTCCGTGGTAAAGCAGAGATTGAAGTAGAAAACAATCACGAGAAGATTGTTATTACCGAAATTCCTTATCTTGTTAATAAGGCTGAATTGATCAAGTATATAGCTGATCTGGTAAACGATAAACGTATTGACGGTATTTCCAACGTGAACGATGAATCCGACCGTAACGGTATGCGTATTGTCGTCGATGTGAAACGTGATGCCAACTCTGGTGTTGTACTGAATAAATTGTATAAGCTGACTGCACTGCAATCTTCTTTCAGTGTAAACAATATCGCTTTGGTCAACGGTCGTCCGAGACAGTTGAACTTGAAAGATATGATCAAGGCTTTTATCGAACATCGGCATGAAGTTGTTATCCGTCGTACACGTTTCGAACTGAAGAAAGCGGAAGAAAGAGCGCATATCCTGGAAGGTTTGATCATTGCCTCAGACAATATCGACGAAGTAATCGCTATCATCAAATCATCGAAAAGCCCGAATGAGGCTATCGAACGTTTGATGGAACGTTTCTCGCTGTCTGATATTCAGGCACGTGCCATTGTTGAAATGAGACTTCGCCAGTTGACCGGACTGGAACAGGATAAACTGCGTGCGGAATACGAAGAAATAGAGAAGTTGATCGCCCGTTTAAAAGAAATTCTTGAAAACGAGGATGTTCGTATGGACGTTATCAAAGGAGAACTGGAAGAAGTAAAAGAAAAGTTTGGCGATGAGCGTAAAACGGATATCGTATATGCTTCCGAAGAACTGAATCCGGAAGATTTCTATGCGGATGATGAAATGATCATCACCATTTCTCACATGGGATACATCAAGCGTACGCCACTGAGCGAATTCCGTGCCCAGGGACGTGGCGGAGTAGGAGCAAAGGGATCGGTAACACGTGACGAAGACTTCGTAGAATATATCTATCCGGCATCCATGCATGCAACCTTGCTGATATTTACGGCAAAAGGTAAATGTTATTGGCTGAAAGTATACGAAATACCTGAAGGAGCTAAGAATGCGAAGGGTAGAGCTATCCAGAATTTATTGAATATCGAACCGGATGATAAAGTAAATGCTTTTATCCGTGTAAAGAAACTGACAACTGATACCGAATTTATCAATTCACATTATCTGTTGTTCTGTACCAAGAAAGGTGTTATCAAGAAAACATTGCTTGAAGCATATTCACGTCCGCGCCAGAATGGTGTAAACGCCATCACATTGCGTGAAGACGACGGCTTGATCGAAGTTTGTTTGACAAACGGCAATAATGAAGTGCTGATTGCAAACCGTAATGGACGTGCTATACGTTTCCATGAAAGTGCTGTTCGTGTAATGGGACGTACAGCATCCGGAGTAAGGGGTATGACATTGGATGACGATCCTGCCGATGAAGTTGTAGGAATGGTATGTATCAAAGACAAGGAAGCCGATACGGTATTAGTTGTTTCTGAGCAGGGTTACGGAAAACGTTCGGTTGTGGAAGATTACCGTATGACGAACCGTGGCGGTAAAGGTGTTAAGACGCTCAACATTACAGATAAGACAGGTAAACTTGTTGCCATTAAAAATGTTACAGTAGAAAATGATATCATGATCATCAACAAGTCCGGTATTGCTATTCGTATGAAAGTTACCGACTTGAACGTTATCGGACGTGCAACGCAAGGTGTACGCCTGATCAACTTAGGTAAACGTAACGATGAAATAGCCTCGGTATGTAAGGTATTATCCGAACCGGATGAGCAGGAGGTGGATGACGAAAACGCTGAACTGGATGCTCAGAATGAGAATAATGAAAAATTAACCGGGTTTGGAGGATCTGAAGATATCGCAAATGATACTGAAGAGACAACAAATGAATAA
- a CDS encoding ATP-dependent Clp protease ATP-binding subunit, whose product MKNNYSKRLIDVIEYSREEAARLQNSYIGPEHLMLGIIRDGEGKAMQLLRDLHADVFDIKRRIEQEIKNTFETEEAELHDIAISKTTERVLRMSMLESRLFKTDETGTEHLLLAILKEEFNVAAKALSEAGINYRNVYNNLVGGTDMNRMEELEEIDEISDGYTDDEDDEDEDFSSRKESPRSSSGTGAAQPKSPNDTPVLDNFGTDMTRAAAENRLDPIVGREKEIERLAQILSRRKKNNPVLIGEPGVGKSAIVEGLALRIIQRKVSRVLFDKRVISLDMASIVAGTKYRGQFEERIKAILNELSKNPNIILFIDEIHTIVGAGSASGSMDAANMLKPALARGEIQCIGATTLDEYRKNIEKDGALERRFQKVIVDPTTAEETLQILKNIKPRYEEHHNVIYTDEALDACVKLTERYISDRNFPDKAIDALDEAGSRVHISNITVPKSIEELEAKIEDTKTEKLAAVKSQNFELAASFRDKERQYLLQLEAAKAKWEQELQEHRETVDEDKVAEVVAMMSGVPVQRIAKAENLKLLEMAENLKKQVVGQDDAVQKIVKAIQRNRVGLKDPNKPIGTFMFLGPTGVGKTHLAKKLAEYLFDSADALVRIDMSEYLEKFAVSRLIGAPPGYVGYEEGGQLTEKVRRKPYSVVLLDEIEKAHPDVFNLLLQVLDEGRLTDSLGRRIDFKNTILIMTSNIGTRQLKDFGRGVGFSSQAAGEPDKDFSRSVIQKALNKAFAPEFLNRVDDIIMFDQLDKDAIHKIIDIELQGLYKRVCGLGYELVLTDEAKDFIATKGYDVQFGARPLKRAIQKYLEDEMAELIIRASVGEGDKIVVDFNKEEQKIVTSVEKKEQE is encoded by the coding sequence ATGAAAAATAATTATTCGAAAAGGCTTATTGACGTTATAGAATATAGCCGCGAAGAGGCCGCCAGGCTTCAAAACAGCTATATCGGGCCGGAACACTTAATGCTTGGTATCATCCGCGACGGTGAAGGTAAAGCCATGCAGTTATTGCGTGATTTGCATGCCGACGTATTCGATATAAAGAGAAGAATTGAGCAGGAGATCAAAAATACATTTGAGACAGAAGAGGCCGAACTGCATGATATAGCGATCAGTAAGACAACAGAACGTGTTTTACGTATGAGCATGTTGGAATCCCGTTTGTTCAAGACAGACGAGACCGGCACGGAACATTTGTTGTTGGCCATCCTGAAAGAAGAGTTCAACGTAGCCGCCAAAGCACTGAGCGAAGCCGGTATAAACTATCGTAACGTATACAACAACCTGGTTGGCGGAACCGACATGAACCGCATGGAAGAGCTGGAAGAGATCGACGAGATCAGCGACGGTTACACAGATGATGAAGACGACGAAGATGAAGACTTCTCTTCCCGCAAAGAGTCTCCCCGCTCCTCTTCCGGAACCGGAGCCGCACAACCGAAGTCGCCAAACGATACACCTGTACTGGACAATTTCGGTACAGATATGACACGTGCTGCTGCCGAGAATAGGTTGGACCCGATCGTCGGTCGTGAAAAAGAGATCGAACGTCTGGCACAGATATTAAGCCGTCGTAAAAAGAACAATCCGGTACTGATCGGTGAACCGGGAGTTGGTAAATCTGCTATCGTAGAAGGACTTGCCCTACGTATTATCCAGCGAAAGGTATCACGGGTATTGTTCGACAAGCGCGTGATCAGCCTGGACATGGCTTCTATCGTAGCCGGAACAAAATACCGCGGACAGTTTGAGGAACGCATCAAAGCCATCCTGAACGAACTTTCGAAGAACCCGAACATCATCCTGTTCATCGATGAGATCCATACGATCGTAGGTGCAGGATCGGCTTCCGGCTCTATGGATGCGGCCAACATGCTGAAACCGGCCCTGGCACGTGGTGAAATACAATGTATCGGCGCTACGACTTTGGATGAGTATCGTAAGAACATCGAGAAAGACGGAGCTTTGGAACGTCGTTTCCAAAAGGTGATCGTCGACCCGACAACAGCCGAAGAGACATTGCAGATATTGAAAAATATTAAACCGCGTTACGAAGAACATCACAATGTGATCTATACTGACGAAGCCCTCGATGCTTGTGTAAAGCTGACAGAGCGCTATATCAGCGACCGTAACTTCCCGGATAAAGCGATCGACGCCCTGGATGAGGCAGGTTCTCGCGTACATATATCTAATATCACCGTTCCGAAAAGCATCGAAGAACTGGAAGCAAAGATAGAAGATACAAAAACAGAAAAACTGGCAGCCGTGAAGTCTCAGAATTTCGAACTGGCCGCAAGTTTCCGTGATAAAGAGCGTCAATATCTGCTGCAGTTGGAAGCCGCAAAAGCCAAATGGGAACAGGAATTGCAGGAGCACCGCGAAACAGTGGATGAAGACAAAGTTGCCGAAGTAGTAGCCATGATGTCAGGCGTTCCCGTTCAGCGTATCGCTAAAGCTGAAAACCTGAAACTGCTGGAAATGGCAGAGAACCTGAAAAAGCAGGTAGTCGGCCAGGACGATGCCGTTCAGAAGATCGTAAAAGCGATCCAGCGTAACCGTGTCGGTCTGAAAGATCCGAACAAGCCGATCGGTACCTTTATGTTCTTAGGTCCGACAGGTGTAGGTAAAACTCACCTTGCCAAGAAGTTAGCAGAATACCTGTTTGACTCGGCAGATGCTTTGGTTCGTATCGACATGAGTGAATATCTTGAAAAGTTCGCGGTTTCCCGCCTGATCGGTGCACCTCCGGGATACGTAGGTTATGAAGAAGGTGGTCAGTTAACAGAAAAAGTTCGTCGTAAACCCTACTCTGTCGTATTGCTGGATGAGATCGAAAAAGCGCATCCCGATGTATTCAACCTGTTGTTGCAGGTACTCGACGAAGGTCGCTTGACTGACAGTCTTGGCAGACGGATCGACTTTAAGAACACTATTCTGATCATGACTTCCAATATCGGAACACGTCAGTTGAAAGACTTCGGTCGTGGTGTCGGATTCAGTTCGCAGGCTGCCGGTGAACCGGATAAGGATTTCTCACGCAGCGTAATTCAGAAAGCGTTGAACAAGGCGTTCGCTCCGGAATTCTTGAATCGTGTCGACGACATCATCATGTTCGACCAGCTTGATAAAGATGCAATCCACAAGATCATCGATATTGAGTTACAGGGACTTTACAAACGTGTTTGTGGTCTGGGTTACGAATTGGTTCTTACCGATGAGGCAAAAGACTTCATCGCAACGAAAGGCTACGATGTACAGTTCGGTGCCCGTCCACTGAAACGTGCTATCCAGAAATACCTGGAAGATGAAATGGCAGAACTGATCATCCGTGCTTCTGTAGGTGAAGGCGACAAGATCGTTGTAGACTTCAACAAAGAAGAACAGAAAATAGTAACATCCGTAGAAAAGAAGGAACAGGAATAA
- a CDS encoding NigD-like protein produces the protein MKTLRLFLMATGVLFTSLTFQSCLDDNDDYHYGYMIPNALVTVKPVSDNSFFLQLDDTTTLLPANITSSPFGNKEVRALVNFSEVNEPSEGYSKAVHINWIDSILTKQTAPDLGVDNDSVYGADPVEMIKDWVTIAEDGYLTLCFRTLWGDRNKAHFVNLLVNQDPANPYEVEFRHNAYGDVYGAEGDGLVAFKLDSLPDTQGKTVKLKLKWKSFSGEKSAEFDYCTRKSTPSNKSGIGEERSVLNLK, from the coding sequence ATGAAGACGTTGAGATTATTTTTAATGGCCACAGGCGTTTTGTTTACTTCTCTGACTTTTCAGTCATGTTTAGATGATAATGATGACTATCATTATGGATATATGATTCCAAACGCACTAGTGACAGTGAAGCCGGTTAGTGATAATTCATTTTTCCTGCAATTGGATGACACAACAACCTTGCTACCTGCAAATATAACCTCCTCTCCTTTTGGGAATAAGGAAGTTAGAGCATTAGTTAATTTCAGTGAAGTGAACGAACCTAGCGAAGGTTATAGCAAAGCTGTTCATATCAATTGGATAGACAGTATATTAACTAAGCAAACTGCTCCGGATTTGGGAGTCGATAATGACTCTGTATATGGAGCTGATCCTGTTGAAATGATTAAAGATTGGGTGACAATAGCAGAAGATGGTTATCTGACACTTTGTTTCAGAACATTATGGGGAGATCGTAATAAGGCTCATTTCGTAAATTTATTGGTAAACCAGGATCCTGCTAATCCTTATGAGGTAGAATTCCGCCACAATGCTTATGGAGATGTTTACGGTGCTGAAGGTGATGGATTAGTCGCGTTCAAACTGGACAGTCTGCCTGACACACAAGGTAAAACCGTTAAACTGAAATTAAAATGGAAATCATTTAGCGGAGAAAAATCTGCAGAGTTCGATTATTGTACACGTAAGTCAACTCCTTCCAACAAGTCTGGAATTGGTGAAGAAAGAAGTGTTTTGAATCTGAAATAA
- a CDS encoding tetratricopeptide repeat protein, translating into MKRLLLTVALCVAASSASFAQKKAVKEAQGIAKGDKADFTEARALIKGAMENPESKDDAQTWYVAGFIEDQQFSAERTKQILGQQPNEPVMYDALIAILPYFKKAYELDQLPNEKGKIKPKYTKDIKSILSADHVYYFNGGAYYFDQKDYKKAYDFFNQYLEISELPMFEGTQTAEKDSTFMTVQFYAAVAATQLGDSPTAIKALSRAKDTDFRQNDVYQYLAYEYQQAGDSVNHIKTLEEGLVKFPNEDFYLMSLIDTYVRSGQNEKAIENLTTAIAKNPENGQLYHVMGIVYETGLKDYAKAEEFFKKALEINPESAESLSSLGRVYYNQGVNKQGEANMINDSKKYQEELAVAKDLFKKALPYFQKAHELKPDESEYMIALRGIYYNLNMGPELEAIEAEMNK; encoded by the coding sequence ATGAAACGATTATTGTTAACAGTTGCATTATGTGTTGCAGCATCTTCTGCCTCTTTCGCTCAAAAGAAAGCCGTTAAAGAAGCACAGGGTATTGCAAAAGGAGACAAGGCTGACTTTACTGAAGCAAGAGCCTTAATCAAAGGAGCCATGGAAAATCCTGAATCAAAGGATGATGCTCAAACATGGTATGTTGCAGGTTTTATCGAAGATCAGCAGTTTAGTGCAGAAAGAACAAAACAGATTTTGGGACAGCAGCCGAACGAACCGGTTATGTATGATGCATTGATCGCTATCCTTCCTTATTTCAAGAAAGCTTACGAACTGGATCAATTACCTAATGAAAAAGGTAAAATCAAACCTAAATATACAAAAGACATCAAGAGTATCTTGAGTGCTGATCATGTATATTATTTCAACGGTGGTGCTTACTATTTCGATCAGAAAGATTATAAGAAAGCTTATGATTTCTTTAATCAGTATCTGGAAATCTCTGAATTACCCATGTTTGAAGGAACTCAGACTGCAGAGAAAGACTCTACTTTCATGACAGTTCAGTTCTATGCTGCTGTAGCTGCAACTCAGCTGGGTGATTCTCCTACAGCTATCAAAGCTTTGAGCCGTGCTAAAGACACAGATTTCAGACAGAATGATGTTTATCAGTATCTGGCTTATGAATATCAACAGGCAGGTGATTCTGTAAATCACATAAAAACATTGGAAGAAGGTTTGGTAAAATTTCCGAATGAAGACTTTTATCTGATGAGTTTGATCGATACATATGTTCGTTCAGGTCAGAATGAAAAGGCTATCGAAAATCTGACAACAGCTATTGCTAAGAATCCGGAGAACGGACAGCTTTATCATGTGATGGGTATCGTTTATGAAACAGGTTTGAAAGATTATGCAAAGGCTGAAGAATTCTTCAAGAAAGCATTGGAAATCAATCCGGAATCAGCTGAATCTTTGTCTAGCTTAGGTCGTGTATATTACAACCAGGGTGTAAACAAACAAGGTGAGGCTAATATGATCAATGATAGTAAGAAATATCAGGAAGAATTAGCTGTAGCTAAAGATCTTTTCAAAAAAGCTCTTCCTTATTTTCAGAAAGCTCACGAATTAAAACCTGATGAATCAGAATATATGATTGCTTTAAGAGGTATCTATTATAATCTGAACATGGGTCCGGAACTGGAAGCTATCGAAGCTGAAATGAACAAATAA